Proteins from a single region of Hordeum vulgare subsp. vulgare chromosome 6H, MorexV3_pseudomolecules_assembly, whole genome shotgun sequence:
- the LOC123405084 gene encoding uncharacterized protein LOC123405084, whose product MAESSENAAAAPAPAPPAAPAPATVPSPAPKTSPPASSGIPPRYDLDAKWDACLDLSIRRVAYSSLAGAFGGLILFHKLPPPPPAPSHSRPISPENHLPSIESEGSLCPLLKMQIFVKTLTSKTITLEVESSDTIEKFQGQDPRQGGHPTGPAVSHLRWQAA is encoded by the exons ATGGCGGAGTCGTCCGAGAACGCCGCCGCGGCGCCCGCGCCCGCGCCACCTGCCGCCCCCGCCCCGGCCACGGTCCCGTCGCCGGCGCCGAAGACGTCCCCGCCCGCTAGCTCCGGGATCCCGCCGCGGTATGACCTGGACGCCAAGTGGGAcgcctgcctcgacctctccatccGCCGCGTCGCCTACTCCTCCCTCGCCGGCGCCTTCGGGGGCCTCATCCTCTTCCATAAGCTCCCCCCACCTCCCCCTGCCCCTTCCCATTCCCGTCCGATATCACCAGAAAATCACCTCCCATCGATCGAAAGCGAAGGGTCTCTCTGCCccctcctcaag ATGCAGATCTTTGTGAAGACCCTCACCAGCAAGACCATCACCCTCGAGGTCGAGTCCTCTGACACCATTGAAAAATTTCAAGGCCAGGATCCAAGACAAGGAGGGCATCCCACCGGACCAGCAGTGTCTCATCTTCGCTGGCAAGCAGCTTGA